In Archangium violaceum, the following are encoded in one genomic region:
- a CDS encoding sigma 54-interacting transcriptional regulator, protein MPELVFFRRGEEVLRVGLGRERMVLGRGEKSDVVIPDPEVSRQQVALTFDGERCNLEDLSGKGTQVAGTSMSKGELADGSDIALGQWRAIFRLHGSGQSEGPTEVGSRTELQPRDSTSRWQPAQVRIKRGSDETVHKLSGDSFTVGKDPSCDLVIEDPFISGRHLKVTRRDGHFHVVDTNSTNGTWMGSVRIFEVQVGLPSTLRVGETDLILEPVTAARKELSFHGIIGNDPSVRQLTELIERVAPSSAAVAILGESGTGKELVARALHECSQRADRPFIPVNCAAISKELIESELFGHEKGSFTGAANAHKGAFEEADGGTLFLDEIGELPLDLQAKLLRALENGEIKRVGAGRPMHVDVRVVAATNRDLLTAAREGRFREDLYYRLCVVPLHLPPLRSRRGDMLALAEHFLRIYSPRGQTVRLTPAAVQRLQQHAWPGNIRELRNVVHRALLLRKGASIDATDLTFDQEVNRETGVSVPELPPGMTLEQMLFKLERQIVEAALRRYGNNRERVARELGVARSTLFKRLKEWGLTKQEEESE, encoded by the coding sequence ATGCCAGAGCTGGTGTTCTTTCGTCGAGGTGAGGAGGTGCTGCGGGTCGGTCTGGGACGCGAGCGCATGGTGCTCGGTCGCGGCGAGAAGAGCGACGTCGTCATCCCCGACCCCGAGGTGAGTCGGCAGCAGGTCGCTCTCACCTTCGATGGCGAGCGCTGCAACTTGGAGGACCTGTCAGGTAAGGGCACCCAGGTGGCTGGCACCTCCATGAGCAAGGGCGAACTCGCGGACGGCTCGGACATCGCGCTCGGTCAATGGCGCGCCATCTTCCGGCTCCATGGCAGCGGCCAGTCCGAGGGCCCCACCGAGGTCGGCTCCCGCACCGAGCTTCAGCCCCGCGACTCCACCTCGCGCTGGCAGCCCGCCCAGGTGCGCATCAAGCGGGGCTCCGACGAGACCGTCCACAAGCTCAGCGGTGACAGCTTCACCGTGGGCAAGGACCCTTCCTGCGACCTCGTCATCGAGGATCCCTTCATCTCCGGCCGTCACCTCAAGGTGACCCGGCGCGATGGCCACTTCCACGTGGTGGACACCAACTCCACCAACGGCACCTGGATGGGCTCGGTGCGAATCTTCGAGGTGCAGGTCGGCCTGCCCTCCACCCTGCGCGTGGGTGAAACGGACCTCATCCTCGAGCCCGTCACCGCGGCCCGGAAGGAGCTGTCCTTTCACGGCATCATCGGCAACGACCCGTCGGTGCGGCAGCTCACCGAGCTCATCGAGCGCGTGGCCCCCTCCTCCGCCGCGGTGGCCATCCTCGGTGAGTCCGGCACCGGCAAGGAGCTGGTGGCCCGCGCCCTCCACGAGTGCTCGCAGCGCGCCGACCGCCCCTTCATCCCCGTCAACTGCGCCGCCATCTCCAAGGAGCTCATCGAGAGCGAGCTGTTCGGCCATGAGAAGGGCTCGTTCACCGGCGCCGCCAACGCGCACAAGGGCGCCTTCGAGGAGGCCGACGGGGGCACCCTGTTCCTCGACGAGATCGGCGAGCTGCCGTTGGATCTCCAGGCCAAGCTGCTCCGTGCCCTGGAGAACGGAGAGATCAAGCGCGTGGGCGCCGGCCGCCCCATGCACGTGGACGTGCGCGTGGTGGCCGCCACCAACCGCGATCTGCTGACCGCCGCTCGCGAGGGCCGCTTCCGCGAGGATTTGTACTACCGCCTGTGCGTGGTGCCCCTGCACCTGCCTCCGCTGCGTAGCCGGCGCGGGGACATGCTGGCCCTGGCCGAGCACTTCCTGCGCATCTACTCGCCCCGAGGTCAGACGGTGCGGCTCACCCCCGCCGCCGTGCAGCGGCTCCAGCAGCACGCGTGGCCGGGCAACATCCGCGAGCTGCGCAACGTGGTGCACCGCGCCCTGCTTCTGCGCAAGGGCGCCTCCATCGACGCCACCGACCTCACCTTCGACCAGGAGGTGAACCGCGAGACGGGCGTGTCGGTGCCCGAGCTTCCTCCGGGCATGACGCTGGAGCAGATGCTCTTCAAGCTGGAGCGGCAGATCGTCGAGGCCGCCCTGCGCCGCTATGGCAACAACCGCGAGCGCGTGGCCCGCGAGCTGGGTGTGGCCCGCTCCACCCTCTTCAAGCGGCTCAAGGAGTGGGGTCTCACGAAGCAGGAAGAGGAGTCGGAGTAG
- the gspN gene encoding type II secretion system protein GspN, translating to MAAEIKTARWKLGLGYGAFSLVAFFVCLFITFPYDTLRRRAVDAAADAGYALRIGSLRPGLRGLTATNVRISKVPNGMTPELHSMLASGASMLPGPEELGEPLTLDSVAVRPALLPLGVAFHLDLMGGSVSGNVGGLGDVQAVVKLSDLDTSKGNLKGFSGMDLTGKLNGSLTLTLPKTRGQPDLSQANGQLTLDTKELLIQGGTITVPMYGQPTPMDLPKIALGDIEGRIRIEKGLATVEALQAKSEDLEVQGSGTVKLGQRLDVSQPDMDFKLRAEPEFVKRLGLLGAGLSMLPTDKTDPKFRVAHLSGFFNRPNFGPPRPQMR from the coding sequence ATGGCTGCAGAGATCAAGACCGCCCGCTGGAAACTCGGCCTGGGCTACGGGGCGTTCTCGCTCGTGGCCTTCTTCGTGTGCTTGTTCATCACCTTCCCGTACGACACGCTGCGGCGGCGCGCCGTGGACGCGGCGGCGGACGCGGGGTACGCGCTGCGCATCGGCTCGCTGCGGCCGGGGCTGCGGGGGCTGACGGCCACCAACGTGCGCATCAGCAAGGTGCCCAACGGGATGACGCCCGAGTTGCACAGCATGCTCGCCAGCGGCGCGAGCATGCTGCCCGGCCCCGAGGAGCTGGGCGAGCCGCTCACCCTGGACTCCGTGGCGGTGCGGCCCGCGCTGCTGCCGCTGGGAGTGGCCTTCCACCTGGACCTGATGGGCGGCAGCGTCAGCGGCAACGTGGGTGGGCTGGGTGACGTGCAAGCGGTGGTGAAGCTGTCGGACCTGGACACCTCGAAGGGCAACCTCAAGGGCTTCAGCGGGATGGACCTGACGGGCAAGCTGAATGGCTCGCTCACGCTCACCCTGCCGAAGACGCGAGGCCAGCCGGACCTGAGCCAGGCCAACGGCCAGCTCACGCTGGACACGAAGGAGCTGCTGATTCAGGGCGGCACCATCACCGTGCCCATGTACGGTCAGCCCACGCCGATGGACCTGCCGAAGATCGCCCTGGGGGACATCGAAGGGCGCATCCGCATCGAGAAGGGTCTGGCCACCGTGGAGGCGCTGCAGGCCAAGAGCGAGGACCTGGAGGTGCAGGGGTCGGGCACGGTGAAGCTGGGCCAGCGGCTGGACGTGAGCCAGCCGGACATGGACTTCAAGCTGCGCGCCGAGCCGGAGTTCGTGAAGCGGCTGGGTCTGCTGGGCGCGGGCCTGTCCATGCTGCCCACGGACAAGACGGATCCGAAGTTCCGCGTGGCGCACCTGTCCGGCTTCTTCAACCGGCCCAACTTCGGTCCGCCGCGCCCGCAGATGCGCTAG
- the gspM gene encoding type II secretion system protein GspM: MEKIRGLLNEARTWFERLSIRERRMVMATGGAVLVFVLFVILFSFSNSADSYRKRTEQKMAKLREVQTLAASYQQATQARQAIEQQLTASNVRLMSYIEDKATRAGLTVPNMTPKNDVGIGDGQIIESSVELTFTDVDLRKLHDFLSSVESGPGVVKVKSLRLEPHAASENLTAWTTVATYKLKQ, from the coding sequence ATGGAAAAGATTCGAGGACTCCTCAACGAGGCCCGCACCTGGTTCGAGCGGTTGAGCATCCGGGAGCGCCGGATGGTGATGGCGACCGGAGGCGCGGTGCTGGTCTTCGTGCTGTTCGTCATCCTGTTCTCCTTCTCGAACAGCGCGGACAGCTACCGCAAGCGCACGGAGCAGAAGATGGCCAAGCTGCGCGAGGTCCAGACGCTGGCGGCCAGCTACCAGCAGGCCACCCAGGCGCGGCAGGCCATCGAGCAGCAGCTCACCGCCAGCAACGTACGGCTGATGAGCTACATCGAAGACAAGGCCACCCGGGCCGGACTGACGGTGCCCAACATGACGCCCAAGAACGACGTGGGCATCGGTGACGGGCAGATCATCGAGAGCTCGGTGGAGCTGACGTTCACCGACGTGGACCTGCGCAAGCTGCACGACTTCCTGTCGTCGGTGGAGAGCGGGCCGGGCGTGGTGAAGGTGAAGAGCCTGCGCCTGGAGCCGCACGCCGCCTCCGAGAACCTGACGGCGTGGACGACCGTCGCCACCTACAAGCTGAAGCAATGA
- a CDS encoding type II secretion system protein GspL, which produces MARILGLDLGSHSVKGLLLDANTRSSAVKAWAEVRRAPEGDRQETLRAALRELLANPELQHADQVVVSLPGQSLATHQLSLPFTDPKRIEATIPFEVESQIPFDLGEAVFDYQVATQVKDKGSELLVGVVRREELATLLGVLNEAGVDPRVVTHPGITYQNLLLQQASLLADLDSETVAIVDIGHERTTLAIGRPGLGVEFARTFSGGGQGLDRALAAEFQTPLPEAHHWKESHGALASAAQAQGPDGERAAAAFVRGLQPVLRELRPSFKSFTARTRRQVGAVLLCGGTARMPGLAEQLGKDLGLPTRVLALPQEVSTVVPATEQPAVMQAYSLALRGQATGARAPRFNLRRGEFAFKGDYDYVKDKLGLLASFAATLLLLLIASGVVRNSVLARREAQVDEVLCTVTKNILGACEKNYDLALNRLKGVESPAAALPKLSAVNLLAEMTQRVPADVQVTFDRIDIDLERISVRGETDSSKQIDTIASALKGHRCFKEVKEGKVEKTRDGNKVTFRLDIQVQCPEQVQGGES; this is translated from the coding sequence ATGGCCCGGATTCTTGGTCTGGACCTGGGCAGCCACTCCGTGAAGGGGTTGCTGCTCGACGCGAACACGCGAAGCTCGGCCGTGAAGGCCTGGGCCGAGGTGCGCCGCGCCCCCGAGGGTGACCGTCAGGAGACGCTGCGCGCGGCCCTGCGCGAGCTGCTGGCGAACCCGGAGCTGCAGCACGCCGATCAGGTGGTGGTGTCGCTGCCCGGTCAGTCGCTGGCCACGCACCAGCTCTCCCTGCCCTTCACCGACCCCAAGCGGATCGAAGCCACCATCCCCTTCGAGGTGGAGAGCCAGATTCCGTTCGACCTGGGCGAGGCCGTCTTCGACTACCAGGTGGCCACGCAGGTGAAGGACAAGGGCAGCGAGCTGCTGGTGGGCGTGGTGCGCCGCGAGGAGCTCGCGACGCTGCTGGGAGTGCTGAACGAGGCGGGGGTGGACCCGCGCGTGGTGACGCACCCGGGCATCACCTACCAGAACCTGCTGCTGCAGCAGGCGAGCCTCCTGGCGGACCTGGACTCGGAGACGGTGGCCATCGTGGACATCGGCCACGAGCGCACGACGCTGGCCATTGGCCGGCCCGGGTTGGGCGTGGAGTTCGCGCGTACCTTCTCCGGTGGTGGACAGGGCCTCGACCGCGCGCTGGCCGCCGAGTTCCAGACGCCGCTGCCGGAGGCGCACCACTGGAAGGAGTCGCACGGAGCGCTGGCGAGCGCGGCCCAGGCCCAGGGGCCGGATGGGGAGCGCGCCGCGGCGGCCTTCGTGCGCGGCCTGCAGCCGGTGCTGCGCGAGCTGCGTCCGTCCTTCAAGTCCTTCACCGCGCGCACCCGCCGTCAGGTGGGCGCCGTGCTGCTGTGCGGCGGCACCGCGCGCATGCCGGGTCTGGCCGAGCAGCTGGGCAAGGACCTGGGGCTGCCCACGCGCGTACTGGCGCTGCCGCAGGAGGTCTCCACCGTGGTGCCCGCCACGGAGCAGCCGGCGGTGATGCAGGCGTACTCGCTCGCGCTGCGCGGACAGGCCACGGGCGCCAGGGCGCCTCGCTTCAACCTGCGCCGAGGCGAGTTCGCCTTCAAGGGCGACTACGACTACGTGAAGGACAAGCTGGGACTGCTCGCCTCGTTCGCCGCCACCCTGCTGCTGCTGCTCATCGCCAGCGGCGTGGTGCGCAACTCGGTGCTGGCGCGGCGCGAGGCCCAGGTGGACGAGGTGCTGTGCACCGTCACCAAGAACATCCTCGGCGCGTGCGAGAAGAACTATGACCTCGCGCTCAACCGGCTCAAGGGCGTGGAGAGCCCCGCCGCGGCGCTGCCGAAGCTGTCGGCCGTCAACCTGCTGGCGGAGATGACGCAGCGGGTGCCGGCGGACGTGCAGGTGACGTTCGACCGCATCGACATCGACCTCGAGCGCATCAGCGTGCGCGGGGAGACGGACAGCTCCAAGCAGATCGACACCATCGCCTCCGCCCTCAAGGGCCACCGCTGCTTCAAGGAAGTGAAGGAGGGCAAGGTGGAGAAGACCCGGGACGGCAACAAGGTGACGTTCCGCCTGGACATCCAGGTGCAGTGCCCCGAGCAGGTCCAGGGAGGGGAGAGCTAG
- a CDS encoding general secretion pathway protein GspK encodes MTSPEHEKARRVDAPRRDARKHRRQRGVALIIAVVAITLLTVVATEFAYNTRVDLQLASNQRDELQATYMARSGVALSRLLLRFQKQVDQTPIPNLGAIAGSLLGGGTTPPGGQQPASSLNIQLWKLARVDCHMLKGMVAGGGAEGEGASEEVSDRPALHEDDEKAETELALGPERRSFGGFSGCFLATISDEEEKLNLHRLNAGSGDALPTAMRLMDLLGDKRFEFLFSREDANGVRVSPQDVVIALKDWVDEDQVQSAINLNDPVNPLSSGFSDEGGPYSRYEPRYQPKNARFDSMDELYRVHGVNDRFMAAFRDRLTVYPDVNSKPNVNTDDPLMMYMAILSAADPARPDPRLKDPVFVQELISRIRAARAFSFFGTSVADFVTAIEGAGIAVNPTLKANVAGNRLLGDKSTTFSIKSVGEAGSVQKTISAVIKLDDGLGKLLYWREE; translated from the coding sequence ATGACGAGCCCCGAGCACGAGAAGGCCCGGCGGGTGGACGCTCCCCGCCGAGATGCCCGCAAGCACCGCCGTCAGCGCGGCGTGGCGCTCATCATCGCGGTGGTCGCCATCACCCTGCTGACCGTCGTGGCCACGGAGTTCGCCTACAACACGCGCGTGGACCTCCAGCTGGCGTCCAACCAGCGCGACGAGCTTCAGGCCACGTACATGGCGCGCTCCGGTGTGGCGCTCTCGCGCCTGCTGCTGCGCTTCCAGAAGCAGGTGGACCAGACGCCCATCCCGAATCTCGGGGCCATCGCCGGCAGCCTGCTCGGTGGCGGCACCACGCCGCCCGGCGGCCAGCAGCCGGCATCCTCGCTCAACATCCAGCTGTGGAAGCTGGCGCGCGTGGACTGCCACATGCTCAAGGGCATGGTGGCGGGCGGTGGCGCGGAGGGCGAGGGCGCGAGCGAGGAGGTTTCCGATCGGCCCGCGCTCCACGAGGACGACGAGAAGGCGGAAACCGAGCTCGCGCTGGGGCCGGAGAGGCGCTCCTTCGGCGGCTTCAGTGGCTGCTTCCTGGCCACCATCTCCGACGAGGAGGAGAAGCTCAACCTGCACCGCCTCAACGCGGGCAGCGGTGATGCGCTCCCCACCGCCATGCGGTTGATGGACCTGCTCGGGGACAAGCGCTTCGAGTTCCTGTTCTCGCGCGAAGACGCCAACGGCGTGCGCGTCTCGCCGCAGGACGTGGTCATCGCCCTCAAGGACTGGGTGGACGAGGATCAGGTGCAGTCGGCCATCAACCTCAACGATCCCGTCAATCCGCTCTCCAGTGGCTTCTCGGACGAGGGCGGGCCCTACAGCCGCTACGAGCCGCGCTACCAGCCGAAGAACGCGCGCTTCGACAGCATGGACGAGCTGTACCGGGTGCATGGGGTGAACGACCGCTTCATGGCCGCCTTCCGGGACCGGCTCACGGTGTACCCGGACGTCAACTCCAAGCCCAACGTCAACACGGATGACCCGCTGATGATGTACATGGCCATCCTGTCGGCGGCGGACCCGGCGCGGCCGGACCCGCGGCTGAAGGATCCTGTCTTCGTCCAGGAGCTCATCAGCCGCATCCGCGCGGCGCGTGCCTTCAGCTTCTTCGGCACGAGCGTGGCGGACTTCGTGACGGCCATCGAGGGCGCGGGCATCGCCGTCAACCCGACGCTCAAGGCGAACGTGGCCGGCAACCGCCTGCTCGGCGACAAGAGCACCACTTTCAGCATCAAGTCCGTCGGAGAAGCGGGCTCGGTCCAGAAGACCATCAGCGCCGTGATCAAGCTCGACGACGGACTTGGCAAGCTCCTGTATTGGAGAGAGGAATAA
- a CDS encoding type II secretion system protein GspJ → MRRSMRGFTLMEVMIAVAITALMGAMVAMAFQTGFHAKEVVEGEADHYREVRVAMNRMAREIGSAFVSDRYDARRYRDQNDRPTNFVGDEDRLLFTTFAHQRMYTDAKESDQAIVEYSLQSSSERGAGNRQDLMRRENPNVEDRMDRGGTTDVLFEGVKKLEFSYWDSDRKEWVDEWDTRRVDQKSKLPTRVRITVVALDDDNKEVRYTTQTRVMLNTELPRY, encoded by the coding sequence ATGAGGCGCTCGATGCGTGGCTTCACGCTGATGGAGGTCATGATCGCCGTGGCCATCACCGCCCTCATGGGCGCGATGGTGGCCATGGCCTTCCAGACGGGCTTCCACGCCAAGGAAGTGGTCGAGGGAGAGGCCGACCACTACCGCGAGGTGCGGGTGGCCATGAACCGCATGGCGCGGGAGATCGGCTCCGCCTTCGTGAGCGACCGCTACGACGCCCGGCGCTACCGCGACCAGAACGACCGGCCCACCAACTTCGTGGGAGACGAGGACCGGCTGCTCTTCACCACCTTCGCGCACCAGCGCATGTACACGGACGCCAAGGAGTCCGACCAGGCGATCGTGGAGTACTCCCTCCAGTCGTCCTCGGAACGAGGGGCCGGCAACCGTCAGGACCTGATGCGACGCGAGAATCCGAATGTTGAGGACCGGATGGATCGCGGCGGAACGACGGATGTCCTCTTCGAGGGCGTGAAGAAGCTCGAATTCTCGTACTGGGACTCCGACCGCAAGGAGTGGGTGGACGAGTGGGACACCCGCCGGGTGGATCAGAAGTCCAAGCTGCCCACGCGCGTGCGCATCACCGTGGTGGCGCTCGACGATGACAACAAGGAAGTCCGCTACACCACCCAGACCCGTGTGATGCTCAACACGGAGCTGCCCAGGTACTGA
- a CDS encoding prepilin-type N-terminal cleavage/methylation domain-containing protein has protein sequence MRRTRGFTLLETVVALAILALALMAIFDINSGAVANHAYAKKLTVATLLARSKMTDLEQQLYDDGFSNDDKEESGDFSQEGWDNFKWRAKIIAPNTEGVTPDQLIGAIFNLPIGEGGDLSGLASMFGGSGGKDDKGGSSQTTANPMAGAAMGMAQPMFTQMVQQITQTVREVHLTVYWREGTQVESLDVVTHVVSLGPGSDRNGSSAFTPQQGRQPDSVNNQWVNPASGQIVPNPVPGPNGQMVDPTSGQPLMKRSDWLQQRNGGGGVVPGGGVTR, from the coding sequence ATGAGACGCACCCGTGGCTTCACCCTGTTGGAGACGGTGGTGGCGCTCGCCATCCTGGCGTTGGCGCTCATGGCCATCTTCGACATCAACTCCGGCGCGGTGGCCAACCACGCCTACGCCAAGAAGCTCACCGTGGCCACGCTCCTGGCCCGCTCGAAGATGACGGACCTGGAGCAGCAGCTCTACGACGACGGCTTCTCCAACGACGACAAGGAGGAGTCCGGCGACTTCTCCCAGGAGGGCTGGGACAACTTCAAGTGGCGGGCGAAGATCATCGCCCCGAACACCGAGGGTGTGACGCCGGATCAGCTCATCGGCGCCATCTTCAACCTGCCCATCGGCGAGGGCGGGGACCTGAGCGGCCTGGCCTCCATGTTCGGCGGGAGCGGGGGCAAGGACGACAAGGGCGGCTCCTCGCAGACCACCGCCAACCCCATGGCGGGCGCCGCGATGGGCATGGCCCAGCCCATGTTCACCCAGATGGTGCAGCAGATCACCCAGACGGTGCGCGAGGTGCACCTCACCGTCTACTGGCGCGAGGGCACGCAGGTGGAGAGCCTGGACGTCGTCACGCACGTGGTGTCGCTGGGCCCCGGCTCGGACCGCAACGGCAGCAGCGCCTTCACGCCGCAGCAGGGCAGGCAGCCCGACAGCGTGAACAACCAGTGGGTGAACCCGGCCTCCGGCCAGATCGTGCCCAACCCCGTGCCCGGCCCCAACGGCCAGATGGTGGACCCGACGAGCGGTCAGCCCTTGATGAAGCGCAGCGACTGGCTCCAGCAGCGCAACGGTGGCGGCGGCGTGGTTCCCGGCGGAGGAGTGACGCGATGA
- a CDS encoding pilus assembly FimT family protein — MSGLARSRARERGFTLIEVSISLGIAAVLFAAVTLSIGSITGAKAKASAAELAGTIRSLYDTAALSGKTCRLVFELADPKAEEEGPTRYRAECAAGNVTTARDRDTMLRDEAREQEDAKRNQSRSDTRRNYARDSDDEPGLDEILAQEEGRVENAARFSAFTAEEIKPRELPSGVTVSVWTRHQRETVEKGVAYLYFFPQGYTEKAQVYVRQGDNVWTLAVSPLTGKVEIVGEALEVPRS; from the coding sequence ATGAGCGGGCTCGCACGCAGCAGGGCGCGGGAGCGCGGCTTCACCCTCATCGAGGTGTCCATCTCGCTGGGCATCGCCGCGGTGCTCTTCGCCGCCGTCACCCTGTCCATCGGCTCCATCACCGGCGCCAAGGCCAAGGCGTCCGCCGCCGAGCTGGCCGGCACCATCCGCTCGCTGTACGACACCGCCGCGCTCTCCGGGAAGACGTGCCGGCTCGTCTTCGAGCTGGCGGATCCGAAGGCCGAGGAAGAGGGGCCCACGCGCTACCGCGCCGAGTGCGCCGCGGGGAACGTCACCACCGCGCGAGACCGGGACACGATGCTGCGCGACGAGGCGCGCGAGCAGGAGGACGCGAAGCGCAACCAGAGCCGCTCCGACACGCGCCGCAACTACGCGCGTGACAGCGATGACGAGCCCGGCCTGGATGAGATCCTCGCGCAGGAGGAGGGCCGCGTGGAGAACGCCGCCCGCTTCTCCGCCTTCACGGCCGAGGAGATCAAACCGCGCGAGCTGCCCTCGGGCGTCACCGTCTCCGTGTGGACGCGCCACCAGCGCGAGACCGTCGAGAAGGGTGTCGCCTACCTCTACTTCTTCCCCCAGGGCTACACGGAGAAGGCCCAGGTCTACGTGCGCCAGGGTGACAACGTCTGGACGCTCGCCGTCTCGCCCCTGACCGGCAAGGTCGAGATCGTGGGCGAGGCTCTGGAGGTGCCTCGGTCATGA
- a CDS encoding type II secretion system protein GspG, producing MTTPEHAPTQQQAEATVRPSRVGRLLVGGVILVATAGAFGIASLTFDSTLSPLQRQTRAEIRGLEGYFKSFHRITGRFPSQAENFYPLVQVGLLKEMPVDPWGRPYQYRMDGGKGYVMSYGADGLPGGSGDDADLISGGVLNNAILGTPEQQQEAARGGQP from the coding sequence ATGACGACCCCAGAGCACGCTCCCACGCAGCAGCAGGCCGAAGCGACGGTGCGCCCGTCCCGCGTGGGACGGCTCCTCGTCGGCGGGGTCATCCTCGTGGCCACGGCGGGCGCCTTCGGCATCGCCAGCCTCACCTTCGACTCGACGCTCAGCCCGCTGCAGCGTCAGACGCGCGCGGAGATCCGCGGCCTGGAGGGCTACTTCAAGTCCTTCCACCGCATCACCGGCCGCTTCCCCTCCCAGGCGGAGAACTTCTATCCCCTCGTCCAGGTGGGCTTGCTGAAGGAGATGCCCGTGGATCCCTGGGGACGCCCGTACCAGTACCGGATGGACGGCGGGAAGGGTTACGTCATGTCCTATGGCGCCGACGGCCTGCCCGGCGGTTCCGGTGACGACGCGGATCTCATCAGCGGTGGCGTGCTGAACAACGCCATCCTGGGCACGCCCGAGCAGCAGCAGGAGGCGGCACGGGGAGGTCAGCCATGA
- the gspG gene encoding type II secretion system major pseudopilin GspG — translation MSDKKTQQQRRRQRGMTLIEIMVVITILGLIMAAVGVAVIPKLDEAKQDTARLDIGNIQQALKLYYTKKGKFPDTGTGLKALVDTNNLERVPTDPWGHEYVYMNEGGKPVIISYGADGTQGGEGPDADISSRDGAAQK, via the coding sequence ATGAGCGACAAGAAGACCCAGCAGCAGCGCCGCCGCCAGCGCGGCATGACCCTCATCGAGATCATGGTGGTGATCACCATCCTGGGTCTCATCATGGCCGCGGTGGGCGTGGCGGTGATTCCGAAGCTGGACGAGGCCAAGCAGGACACGGCCCGGCTGGACATCGGCAACATCCAGCAGGCCCTCAAGCTCTACTACACGAAGAAGGGCAAGTTCCCCGACACGGGCACCGGCCTGAAGGCGCTGGTGGACACGAACAACCTGGAGCGCGTGCCCACCGACCCCTGGGGCCACGAGTACGTGTACATGAACGAGGGCGGCAAGCCCGTCATCATCTCCTACGGCGCCGACGGCACGCAGGGCGGCGAGGGTCCCGACGCGGACATCTCCTCGCGCGACGGCGCGGCCCAGAAGTAG
- the gspF gene encoding type II secretion system inner membrane protein GspF → MPVFEYKALDQAGKSIRGMLEADSPKTLRSQLRKDGKFLTEVIGQAEGGRAGVRKGANAAQADREVNFGKMARGRITTDDIAITTRQLATLLGAGVTLVESLSALVDQVEKEKLKLILSEVKSRVNEGSSLADALAVHQKVFGALYVNMIRAGEHSGALDTVLLRLADFTESQSKLQQKIIGTMTYPAIMMLVGAGILTMLMVVVIPKVTKIFTTMKATLPITTRILIWGSNFLRDWWFILFPLVGLIVFSLMTYFRSPKGRPVWDRFALKAPIFGSLLRLLAISRFARTLATLLKSGVPLLTAMDITKAVVTNSVLSDVVEKARDAVREGESIAAPLKRSGEFPPLVYHMVSIGERSGQLEDMLLSVADSYENQVNVRIGALTSMLEPILTVFMGVIIAFVAFSVLMPILQVNSAIR, encoded by the coding sequence ATGCCAGTCTTCGAGTACAAGGCCCTTGATCAGGCCGGAAAATCCATCCGTGGAATGCTTGAGGCGGATTCGCCCAAGACGCTGCGCTCCCAGCTGCGCAAGGACGGCAAGTTCCTGACGGAGGTCATCGGTCAGGCCGAGGGCGGCCGTGCCGGCGTGCGCAAGGGCGCCAACGCGGCCCAGGCCGACCGCGAGGTGAACTTCGGCAAGATGGCGCGCGGTCGCATCACCACCGACGACATCGCCATCACCACCCGCCAGCTCGCCACCCTGCTGGGCGCGGGCGTCACCCTGGTGGAGTCGCTCAGCGCGCTGGTGGACCAGGTGGAGAAGGAGAAGCTCAAGCTCATCCTCTCCGAGGTGAAGAGCCGGGTGAACGAGGGCTCGTCCCTGGCGGACGCGCTCGCGGTGCACCAGAAGGTGTTCGGCGCGCTCTACGTGAACATGATTCGCGCCGGCGAGCACTCGGGCGCGCTGGACACGGTGCTCCTGCGCCTGGCGGACTTCACCGAGAGCCAGTCCAAGCTGCAGCAGAAGATCATCGGCACGATGACCTACCCCGCCATCATGATGCTGGTGGGCGCGGGCATCCTCACCATGCTGATGGTGGTCGTCATCCCGAAGGTCACGAAGATCTTCACCACGATGAAGGCCACCCTGCCCATCACCACCCGCATCCTCATCTGGGGCAGCAACTTCCTGCGCGACTGGTGGTTCATCCTCTTCCCGCTCGTCGGCCTCATCGTCTTCTCGCTGATGACGTACTTCCGCAGCCCGAAGGGCCGGCCGGTGTGGGACCGCTTCGCCCTCAAGGCGCCCATCTTCGGCAGCCTGCTGCGCCTGCTGGCCATCTCGCGCTTCGCCCGCACGCTCGCCACGCTCCTCAAGAGCGGCGTGCCCCTGCTGACGGCCATGGACATCACCAAGGCGGTGGTGACCAACTCGGTGCTGTCCGACGTGGTGGAGAAGGCCCGCGACGCCGTCCGGGAGGGCGAGAGCATCGCCGCGCCCCTCAAGCGCTCGGGCGAGTTCCCGCCGCTCGTCTACCACATGGTCTCCATTGGCGAGCGCTCCGGCCAGCTGGAGGACATGCTGTTGTCGGTGGCGGACAGCTACGAGAACCAGGTGAACGTGCGCATCGGCGCCCTCACCTCCATGCTCGAGCCCATCCTCACCGTGTTCATGGGCGTAATCATTGCATTCGTGGCCTTCTCGGTCCTGATGCCGATTCTGCAGGTGAACTCGGCCATCCGGTGA